The following proteins come from a genomic window of Nicotiana tomentosiformis chromosome 12, ASM39032v3, whole genome shotgun sequence:
- the LOC138903183 gene encoding KNR4/SMI1 homolog, which yields MIGKFREEVDVIKAEALKWKGNMDRFAAEKEVARAQLSSAENQLQSLKEKSLVQERKTEELEDRLASELPKDEKTKADTDAFVALYRADTEAAQSHAREVAETARTRAHWIAKFAKFQSQRETLEVIHARGFDLTEEIIKAKGLEADDEALDFDVDDDDDDDDDDDDDDGSKSGSQSEEEPDGEKTAPVDN from the coding sequence ATGATCGGGAAgttccgtgaggaggtcgatgtgataaaggcAGAGGCCTTGAAATGGAAAGGaaatatggaccgctttgctgcagagaaagaggtTGCTCGAGCACAATTATCATCGGCAGAAAATCAACTTCAGAGTCTAAAGGAGAAAAGCTTGGTTCAAGAAAGGAAAACAGAGGAGCTCGAGGATCGGTTGGCTTCTGAACTTCCCAAGGATGAAAAGACAAAGGCCGATACAGACGCATTTGTGGCTCTTTATCGGGCCGATACTGAGGCCGCTCAGTCGCATGCGAGAGAAGTAGCCGAGACCGCtcgaactcgagcacattggattgccaAATTTGCCAAATTCCAATCtcagagggaaaccctcgaggtgATCCATGCTCGAGGCTTCGATCTTACTGAAGAGATAATAAAGGCAAAAGGGCTTGAAGCCGATGATGAGGCCTTGGACTTCGATgttgatgatgacgatgatgatgatgacgatgatgatgacgatgatgggagcaagagcgggtcTCAGAGTGAGGAGGAGCCTGATGGAGAAAAGACTGCTCCCGTAGATAATTAG
- the LOC104117753 gene encoding BTB/POZ domain and ankyrin repeat-containing protein NBCL-like, translating to MTPEDSLRTLSSDYLNLLINGQAFSDVTFSVEGRLVHAHKCILAARSLFFRKFFCGPESPGGGCGPRISPFSGGLTSSPRGTSGSQVIPVNTVGYEVFLLMLQFLYSGQVSIVPQKHEPRPNCGERSCWHTHCTSAVDLALDTLAAARSFGVEQLALLTQKQLTSMVEKASIEDVMKVLIASRKQDMHQLWTSCSHLVAKSGLPPEILVKHLPIDVVAKIEDLRLKSSISRTRSLIPHHHHHEIPSTIELEDHKIRRMRRALDSSDVELVKLMVMGEGLNLDESLALHYAVENCSREVVKALLELGAADVNYQAGPNGKSSLHLAAEMVSPDMVAVLLDHHADPNVQTMDGITPLDILRTLTSDFLFKGAIPGLTHIEPNKLRLCLELVQSAAMVISREEGEANNNPSSDNIYPPHVREDHSSSTSSGNNNLGNLNVDSRMVYLNLGAAPHHQMACKMNEGDQHDCSSSHNTQNPASMYHHHHSHEY from the exons ATGACTCCTGAAGACTCCTTAAGAACTCTCTCTTCAGATTATCTCAATCTTCTCATCAACGGTCAAGCTTTTAGTGATGTTACTTTCAGTGTTGAAGGTCGTTTAGTTCATGCTCATAAATGCATCTTAGCTGCTAGGAGTCTTTTCTTTAGGAAATTCTTTTGTGGGCCGGAGTCACCCGGTGGCGGCTGCGGCCCAAGGATAAGCCCCTTCAGCGGCGGACTAACATCGTCGCCGAGGGGCACGAGTGGTTCACAGGTGATACCTGTGAACACAGTAGGGTATGAAGTTTTCTTGTTGATGCTTCAATTTTTGTACAGTGGACAAGTTTCAATTGTTCCACAAAAACATGAACCAAGGCCTAATTGTGGGGAGAGAAGCTGTTGGCATACACATTGCACCTCAGCCGTTGATCTTGCCCTTGATACTCTCGCAGCCGCTAGATCTTTTGGTGTGGAACAGCTCGCTTTGCTCACTCAG AAGCAATTGACAAGCATGGTGGAGAAGGCTTCAATTGAAGATGTGATGAAAGTTTTAATAGCTTCAAGAAAACAAGACATGCACCAACTTTGGACTAGTTGTTCTCATTTAGTTGCAAAATCAGGCCTCCCACCAGAAATCTTAGTCAAACACCTCCCTATTGATGTTGTAGCCAAAATTGAAGATCTCCGTCTCAAATCCTCCATATCACGAACAAGATCATTAATCCCTCATCACCACCACCACGAAATTCCTTCGACCATTGAGCTGGAGGACCATAAAATTCGACGAATGAGACGAGCCCTTGACTCGTCAGACGTTGAACTTGTCAAGCTTATGGTAATGGGAGAAGGCCTAAATCTTGATGAATCACTCGCATTGCATTATGCTGTGGAGAATTGCAGCCGGGAAGTAGTGAAAGCGCTACTCGAGCTTGGTGCAGCTGATGTGAACTATCAGGCCGGCCCCAACGGCAAAAGCTCGCTTCACTTAGCAGCTGAAATGGTGTCACCTGACATGGTCGCAGTTCTATTGGACCATCATGCTGACCCGAACGTTCAAACCATGGATGGGATCACTCCACTCGATATTCTCAGAACCCTAACGTCTGATTTTCTATTTAAGGGTGCTATCCCCGGACTCACTCACATTGAACCGAATAAGTTAAGACTTTGCCTAGAACTTGTTCAATCAGCAGCAATGGTAATATCTAGAGAGGAAGGAGAAGCGAATAATAATCCGTCTTCGGATAATATATATCCTCCACATGTTCGTGAAGATCATAGTTCTAGTACAAGCAGTGGGAACAACAATTTGGGAAACTTAAACGTGGATTCAAGAATGGTGTATTTAAATCTTGGTGCAGCACCTCATCATCAAATGGCATGCAAAATGAATGAAGGAGATCAACATGATTGCAGCAGCAGCCACAATACCCAGAATCCAGCATCAATGTACCACCACCACCATTCTCATGAGTATTAA